A genome region from Schlesneria paludicola DSM 18645 includes the following:
- a CDS encoding GTPase codes for MTDALPADAPLASPHDESTQLASFAALTRQLGAALVELEQRASALRIKPLAGRDWYDLLVRKLLPQLTEDAYLIVAVVGGTNIGKSVVFNHIAGFRASASSPLASGTKHPVCLVPTGFDVHHDLQKLFPAFELRPWVSSEEALASHDEHCLFWRTNDEVPQNLVILDTPDVDSDAPVNWHRADAVRQAADVLVAVLTQQKYNDAAVKQFFRKAAVEDKAALIVFNQVELPDDEPYWPRWLETFCGETGLKPEFVYLAQNDRKAAEAIRLRFDERTWPLTSKTNETVNSATKTDTTRPVGSADRNENPLQPIEPVQLKSVLSHLRFSEIKLRTLRGSLRQLVSETDGAPAYLREIWIRSQQFRDAGNVFAARGLIRQADWPAAPNSLLVNEMWAWWDVHREVWTSNIHGFYSHVGRWVNGGVRLVRNRIWGEQANPLDEYRQAEWDAIVRVLQQVYDQLRMVTTLGNELLTDRLEQLLAGTTCESVLAQLHREHDAFDFEQLARTLVNTEMTALKQDRQQLFEILRNADRAAAVARPLLTFLLALGGGLGAEDVLINAGSQWVTHVAVDATAAAGTSAAGEAVVGSATNVLGQTKAWLLQLHVKFKNQREAWLIEKLRQHLLGELLSDLQQGETIPQSPAFDEAKKRIRQLNEQLGSSTD; via the coding sequence ATGACCGATGCGTTGCCCGCCGATGCCCCACTCGCCTCTCCACACGATGAATCGACGCAACTCGCTTCGTTTGCAGCGCTGACGCGTCAACTCGGTGCCGCACTCGTCGAACTCGAACAGCGCGCCTCAGCACTTCGGATCAAGCCGCTCGCCGGACGCGACTGGTACGACCTACTCGTCCGAAAACTGCTGCCACAATTGACCGAGGATGCATATCTGATTGTCGCGGTGGTCGGCGGCACGAATATCGGGAAAAGCGTTGTTTTCAATCACATCGCGGGATTCCGGGCCAGCGCCAGCAGTCCCCTCGCTTCGGGAACGAAACACCCCGTCTGTCTGGTCCCGACAGGCTTCGACGTCCACCATGATCTGCAAAAGCTGTTTCCTGCATTCGAACTGCGTCCATGGGTCAGCAGCGAGGAAGCACTGGCCAGCCACGACGAACATTGCCTGTTCTGGAGAACGAATGACGAAGTTCCCCAGAACCTGGTCATCCTGGATACCCCCGATGTCGACAGCGACGCCCCGGTGAACTGGCATCGAGCAGACGCAGTTCGACAGGCGGCCGATGTGTTGGTTGCCGTTCTAACACAGCAAAAATACAACGACGCCGCGGTCAAGCAGTTCTTTCGCAAAGCCGCTGTGGAAGACAAAGCGGCACTTATTGTCTTTAACCAGGTCGAGCTGCCTGACGATGAACCCTATTGGCCGCGCTGGCTGGAAACATTTTGCGGTGAAACCGGTTTAAAACCAGAATTCGTCTACCTCGCGCAGAATGATCGCAAAGCCGCGGAAGCGATTCGCCTTCGATTTGACGAACGAACCTGGCCTTTAACTTCAAAGACCAACGAAACCGTAAACTCGGCAACCAAGACCGACACGACTCGTCCTGTCGGATCCGCTGATCGCAATGAAAACCCACTCCAGCCGATCGAACCTGTCCAATTAAAATCCGTCCTGTCACATCTGCGTTTCAGCGAAATTAAGCTGCGAACCCTACGAGGGTCGTTGCGGCAATTGGTTTCCGAAACCGATGGTGCTCCCGCATACTTGCGCGAAATCTGGATTCGCAGCCAGCAGTTTCGAGACGCTGGAAACGTCTTCGCGGCGCGGGGATTGATTCGACAGGCGGACTGGCCAGCCGCTCCCAATTCGCTGCTGGTCAATGAAATGTGGGCGTGGTGGGACGTTCATCGTGAAGTCTGGACATCCAACATCCACGGATTCTATTCCCACGTCGGCCGCTGGGTGAACGGTGGCGTGCGACTCGTTCGCAACAGAATCTGGGGCGAACAAGCCAATCCGCTGGACGAATATCGCCAGGCGGAATGGGATGCGATCGTCCGCGTACTGCAACAAGTCTACGACCAGTTACGAATGGTCACCACGCTGGGAAATGAGTTACTCACCGATCGCCTGGAACAACTGCTCGCAGGAACCACGTGTGAATCCGTGCTTGCACAGCTTCACCGCGAGCACGACGCGTTTGATTTCGAACAACTGGCGCGGACGCTGGTCAACACCGAAATGACGGCGCTGAAACAAGATCGTCAGCAACTGTTTGAAATCCTGCGCAACGCCGATCGTGCGGCCGCCGTCGCACGCCCGCTGCTGACCTTTCTGTTGGCATTGGGGGGGGGATTGGGAGCCGAAGACGTGCTGATCAACGCCGGATCGCAATGGGTGACCCATGTGGCGGTCGATGCCACCGCCGCAGCGGGAACCTCCGCGGCAGGTGAAGCCGTTGTCGGTTCGGCCACGAACGTTCTGGGACAGACGAAAGCCTGGCTGCTGCAGCTACACGTGAAGTTCAAAAACCAGCGCGAAGCCTGGTTGATCGAAAAACTGCGACAGCACCTGCTGGGCGAGTTACTCTCTGACCTTCAGCAAGGTGAAACCATCCCGCAGTCGCCCGCATTTGATGAAGCCAAAAAGCGGATTCGCCAACTGAACGAGCAACTCGGCAGTTCGACAGATTGA
- a CDS encoding YitT family protein, protein MLTMTVQRLNRSGRLRFEKRQLREILNVFLIFLGALSAAMGLHGFLESSNFIDGGVTGISMLLAKQTGLPLSLFLPLVNAPFIILGFRQIGAAFAIRSMFAIALLSVILAVVEFKDVTSDRVLTAIFGGVFLGAGIGLAIRGNAVLDGTEIAALLISKRSHLFKVGDIILGINVAIFLVAMLVLGIEEALYSILTYVTAARTLDFLIYGLEQFTAITIVSERSASIRQRIMDELGRGVTIYKARGGKSGVDQEILYCVVTRLEIGKVKSIIREVDESAFVVTHALSDVQGGMVKRAGLH, encoded by the coding sequence ATGCTGACGATGACCGTTCAAAGACTCAACCGCTCGGGGCGTCTTCGGTTCGAGAAACGTCAGTTGCGCGAGATCCTGAACGTATTCTTGATTTTCCTGGGAGCATTGTCTGCTGCGATGGGGCTGCATGGATTCTTGGAATCGAGCAATTTCATCGACGGCGGCGTGACCGGAATTTCGATGTTGCTGGCCAAGCAGACGGGGCTTCCGCTTTCCTTGTTTTTACCTCTGGTCAATGCTCCCTTCATCATCCTGGGCTTTCGGCAGATTGGTGCCGCATTCGCGATCCGAAGCATGTTCGCGATCGCGCTCCTGTCGGTGATTTTGGCGGTCGTGGAATTCAAGGATGTGACGTCGGATCGGGTGTTGACCGCGATTTTCGGTGGGGTGTTTCTGGGCGCGGGAATCGGATTGGCGATTCGTGGCAATGCTGTGCTCGATGGAACCGAGATCGCGGCACTGTTGATCAGCAAACGCAGTCACTTGTTCAAAGTCGGCGATATCATCCTTGGGATCAATGTCGCAATCTTCCTCGTGGCGATGCTGGTTCTGGGAATCGAAGAGGCGCTGTACTCGATTCTGACATATGTCACCGCCGCGAGAACTCTCGATTTTCTGATCTATGGATTGGAGCAGTTTACGGCGATCACCATTGTCTCGGAACGCAGTGCTTCGATTCGTCAGAGGATCATGGATGAGCTTGGCCGAGGGGTGACGATCTACAAAGCCCGTGGAGGAAAGAGCGGGGTCGATCAGGAGATTCTGTACTGCGTGGTCACTCGACTTGAAATCGGCAAAGTGAAGTCAATCATTCGCGAAGTTGATGAGAGCGCCTTCGTCGTGACGCATGCACTCTCTGATGTCCAGGGTGGCATGGTCAAACGTGCGGGTTTGCATTGA
- a CDS encoding PhoPQ-activated pathogenicity-related family protein produces the protein MLSSLPSRWLCRLLFVFAIIPAGFLAAAESGTSHRTALDDYIAKPDPTYSWRVAATTEASDHTMFAIELTSQTWRKPEEVDRTVWKHWLMVVRPKTVVSNSGYLLISGGGHRDTPPEGAEEFLVKMAVASQSIVAELKNVPNQPLEFTGGGRKMVEDDLIVFTWNKYMETKDKEWPARLPMVKSAVRAMDTLQAFSETKEGGGRRIESFTVAGASKRGWTTWCTAAVDPRVKAICPIVIDVLNVRKSMRNHLEAYGFWAPSVGDYVRGGLVMKEEDPRYIELLEIEDPYAYRDRYTMPKLVLNAAGDQFFTPDSSRLYIHDLPGETLLRYVPNTDHSLRDSDARETLATYYDSIVRNLKRPKYSWTFLENGAIRVETRDNPQEVRLWQGTNPKARDFRLEEVGPIYTSTKLNEIEPGIYVGKIDTPKEGFTAFFVELTYDIKSQKPLKVTTDVRVLPEEFPFKGIAPTQKMGGAKRLEAEMQRRAQEKAKAGK, from the coding sequence ATGTTATCATCTCTGCCCTCACGCTGGCTTTGCCGGCTCTTATTTGTTTTCGCGATCATTCCCGCAGGATTTCTTGCCGCGGCCGAATCAGGCACTTCTCACCGAACCGCTCTTGATGACTACATCGCCAAACCGGATCCGACCTATTCCTGGCGCGTCGCGGCAACCACGGAAGCCTCGGATCACACGATGTTCGCAATCGAACTGACCTCTCAGACCTGGCGCAAGCCTGAAGAAGTCGATCGTACAGTCTGGAAACACTGGCTGATGGTCGTGCGCCCGAAAACCGTCGTCTCCAATTCCGGATATCTGCTCATCAGTGGTGGCGGCCATCGAGACACACCTCCAGAAGGCGCCGAAGAATTCCTCGTCAAAATGGCCGTCGCATCCCAATCCATTGTGGCCGAACTAAAAAACGTCCCCAATCAACCACTGGAATTCACGGGTGGCGGCCGAAAGATGGTCGAAGACGATCTGATCGTGTTCACCTGGAACAAATACATGGAGACCAAAGACAAGGAATGGCCCGCCCGACTGCCGATGGTCAAAAGTGCCGTGCGTGCGATGGACACCTTGCAGGCCTTCTCGGAAACGAAAGAAGGCGGCGGTCGACGAATTGAATCTTTCACCGTGGCCGGCGCCTCCAAACGAGGCTGGACGACCTGGTGCACCGCGGCAGTGGACCCTCGCGTGAAGGCCATCTGCCCCATCGTGATTGATGTGCTGAATGTCCGAAAGAGCATGCGAAACCACTTGGAAGCCTATGGATTCTGGGCTCCCTCTGTCGGAGACTATGTTCGTGGCGGCCTGGTCATGAAAGAAGAAGATCCTCGCTATATCGAACTGCTGGAGATCGAAGACCCCTATGCTTATCGCGACCGGTACACAATGCCCAAACTGGTCCTGAATGCCGCTGGCGACCAGTTCTTTACGCCAGATTCCTCACGACTGTATATCCACGACCTGCCCGGCGAAACACTGCTGCGATACGTCCCCAACACCGACCATAGCCTGCGCGACAGCGATGCCCGCGAAACACTCGCAACTTACTACGATTCGATCGTCCGAAACCTCAAGCGCCCCAAGTATTCCTGGACCTTTCTCGAGAACGGCGCAATCCGCGTCGAGACCCGCGATAATCCGCAAGAAGTCCGACTGTGGCAGGGAACCAATCCGAAAGCTCGCGATTTCCGGCTCGAAGAAGTCGGTCCAATCTACACCAGCACCAAACTGAATGAGATCGAGCCCGGTATATACGTCGGCAAGATCGACACGCCCAAAGAAGGCTTTACCGCCTTCTTCGTGGAGCTGACCTATGACATCAAGAGCCAAAAGCCGTTGAAAGTCACC